A section of the Prionailurus bengalensis isolate Pbe53 chromosome C2, Fcat_Pben_1.1_paternal_pri, whole genome shotgun sequence genome encodes:
- the PDXK gene encoding pyridoxal kinase encodes MEEECRVLSIQSHVVRGYVGNRAATFPLQVLGFEIDALNSVQFSNHTGYPHWKGQVLNSNELQELYEGLKLNNVNKYDYVLTGYTRDKSFLASVVDIVRELKRQNSGLVYVCDPVMGDKWNGEGSMYVPEDLLPVYKEKVVPVADIITPNQFEAELLSGRKIHSQEEALAVMDVLHAMGPDTVVITSSDLPSPRGSDYLIALGSQRIRNPDGSVVTERIRMEMHKVDAVFVGTGDLFAAMLLAWTHKHPNNLKVACEKTLSAMHHVLQRTIACAKAQAGGGLKPSPSQLELRMVQSKKDIENPEIVVQAAVL; translated from the exons GTTTTGGGATTCGAGATTGACGCGTTGAACTCCGTCCAGTTTTCAAACCACACAG GCTACCCACACTGGAAAGGTCAAGTGCTGAACTCCAATGAACTCCAGGAGCTGTACGAAGGCCTGAAGCTGAACAACGTGAATAAATATGACTATGTGCTCACGG gctacACGAGAGACAAGTCCTTCCTGGCCTCGGTGGTGGACATCGTGCGGGAGCTGAAGCGGCAGAACTCGGGGCTCGTGTACG TGTGCGACCCCGTGATGGGCGACAAATGGAACGGCGAAGGCTCCATG TACGTTCCGGAGGACCTCCTTCCGGTTTACAAAGAGAAGGTTGTGCCGGTAGCAGACATCATAACCCCCAACCAGTTCGAGGCTGA GTTACTGAGCGGCAGAAAGATCCACAGTCAAGAAGAAGCATTAGCG GTGATGGACGTGCTGCACGCCATGGGCCCCGACACGGTGGTCATCACCAGCTCTGACCTGCCCTCCCCGAGGGGCAGCGACTACCTGATCGCGCTGGGGAGCCAGAGGATCC GGAACCCCGATGGCTCTGTGGTGACGGAACGCATCCGGATGGAGATGCACAAGGTCGACGCGGTCTTCGTGGGCACCGGGGACCTCTTTGCTGCCATGCTCCTGGCATGGACACACAAGCACCCCAACAATCTCAAG GTGGCCTGTGAGAAGACCTTGTCGGCCATGCATCACGTTCTGCAGCGGACCATCGCGTGTGCAAAAG CCCAGGCAGGGGGAGGACTGAAGCCCAGCCCGTCGCAGCTGGAGCTGAGGATGGTCCAGAGCAAGAAGGACATCGAGAACCCGGAGATCGTGGTCCAGGCCGCGGTGCTGTGA